A DNA window from Methanobacterium sp. contains the following coding sequences:
- a CDS encoding RDD family protein: MQDLWGKRFAALIIDFLIVILITWVFSGIVYPLLAVTNAFGILNYWLIVTAVIVMVYFTYFEGKLGTTPGKSLMKIEVVVDDGEMNYRKAFIRNISKILGIPLILDIIVDYIAGNSKLRYLDEVAGTDVKLKV, translated from the coding sequence ATGCAGGATTTATGGGGCAAACGTTTTGCAGCTTTAATAATAGATTTTTTAATTGTAATACTTATTACGTGGGTCTTTAGTGGTATTGTATATCCTTTACTTGCTGTAACAAATGCATTTGGAATTTTGAATTACTGGCTTATTGTAACTGCAGTGATTGTTATGGTTTATTTCACATACTTTGAAGGAAAATTAGGTACAACTCCAGGTAAAAGTTTGATGAAAATTGAAGTTGTTGTAGATGATGGTGAAATGAATTACCGGAAAGCTTTTATAAGAAATATATCTAAAATTTTGGGAATTCCATTAATTTTGGATATTATAGTAGATTATATAGCTGGAAACTCAAAGTTAAGATATTTAGATGAAGTAGCAGGTACTGATGTTAAATTGAAAGTATAA
- the hypE gene encoding hydrogenase expression/formation protein HypE: MKISMAHGAGGEIMQSLISDIILSNIKNKNVNGGIGLGELDDGATIPFGEYEIVISTDSHTVDPIFFPGGDIGKLSITGTVNDVSVMGAKPLAIANAMVISEGFTSEEFEKIIKSMGEACTEADVALVTGDTKVMEKDKLDKIVISTTGIGIAKKGEVTSDASLEVGNKIILTGSVGDHGIALMSYREGFGFETDLKSDVAPVWEMIEKALEIGGVNAMKDPTRGGIANALNELASKSGVGMMVYEDKIPVKEQVIAASEMLGIDPYEVANEGKVVMGVEADKAEEILEAIRSTKYGKDAQIIGEVTDDKHVIIETSLGGKRILEAPIADPVPRVC, translated from the coding sequence ATGAAAATTAGCATGGCACACGGCGCTGGCGGAGAAATAATGCAGAGCCTAATATCAGATATTATACTGAGTAACATTAAAAACAAAAATGTCAATGGCGGAATAGGACTTGGAGAGCTTGATGATGGCGCTACAATTCCCTTTGGCGAGTATGAAATTGTGATCAGTACAGACAGCCACACTGTTGATCCAATCTTTTTCCCCGGAGGAGATATTGGAAAATTATCAATTACAGGAACTGTAAATGATGTATCTGTAATGGGGGCAAAACCTCTTGCAATTGCAAATGCAATGGTCATAAGTGAAGGATTTACAAGTGAAGAATTCGAAAAAATCATAAAGTCAATGGGTGAAGCCTGTACTGAAGCGGATGTGGCACTTGTAACTGGAGATACAAAGGTCATGGAGAAAGATAAACTTGATAAAATAGTTATTTCTACAACAGGGATTGGAATAGCTAAAAAAGGTGAAGTTACAAGTGATGCTTCCCTTGAAGTTGGAAATAAAATTATATTAACTGGAAGTGTTGGAGATCATGGTATTGCGCTCATGTCTTACCGTGAAGGGTTTGGATTTGAAACTGATTTAAAGTCAGATGTTGCACCAGTTTGGGAAATGATTGAAAAAGCTTTGGAAATTGGTGGAGTAAATGCAATGAAAGATCCAACAAGAGGAGGAATTGCAAATGCTTTAAATGAACTTGCATCCAAATCTGGTGTTGGAATGATGGTTTATGAGGATAAAATTCCAGTTAAAGAACAGGTTATAGCAGCATCTGAGATGCTTGGAATTGACCCTTATGAAGTTGCAAATGAAGGTAAGGTAGTAATGGGTGTTGAAGCTGATAAAGCTGAAGAAATTCTTGAAGCTATAAGAAGTACCAAATATGGTAAAGATGCCCAGATTATTGGTGAAGTTACAGATGATAAGCATGTAATTATTGAGACTTCACTTGGTGGAAAAAGAATTCTTGAAGCCCCAATAGCTGATCCTGTACCAAGGGTCTGCTAA
- a CDS encoding 30S ribosomal protein S8e, with product MAIWQGKSLRTPSGARGKLNKNKRKSELGKEAAETKIGDRKVKKIRSKGGNEKIRLTNENKINVVNPETNKVEVAEILNVVENSANTHFVRRNIITKGAVIETSAGKVKVTSRPGQHGVINGVLIE from the coding sequence ATGGCAATTTGGCAAGGAAAATCATTAAGAACTCCAAGTGGAGCACGTGGTAAGCTTAACAAAAACAAAAGGAAATCTGAGCTTGGAAAAGAAGCAGCAGAAACTAAAATAGGAGACAGAAAAGTCAAAAAAATCAGAAGCAAAGGTGGAAACGAAAAAATCAGGCTCACAAACGAAAATAAAATCAACGTAGTGAACCCTGAAACAAACAAAGTAGAAGTTGCAGAAATTTTAAACGTTGTTGAAAACAGCGCAAACACTCACTTTGTACGTAGGAACATTATAACAAAAGGTGCAGTAATTGAAACCAGTGCAGGAAAAGTCAAAGTGACATCAAGACCTGGTCAGCACGGTGTTATAAACGGCGTATTAATTGAATAA
- a CDS encoding DNA polymerase domain-containing protein produces MNEEILDNAQKFLQSVNKDLPEGMELEYEGFFKRGFFVTKKRYALIEEDNTIIVKGLELVRRDWAPITKKTQQKVLGAILEEASPKKAAEIIKNVIEDIKKGNVELEDLVIHTQLTKGPYEYTQMAPHVLAARKSIKKGRDVGRGSIIRYVVVKGREPISKRAEPIEDVDVSKYDPTYYIENQVLPAVGRIIEALGYSEEEILHKQKQSSLDAFF; encoded by the coding sequence TTGAACGAAGAAATTTTAGATAATGCTCAAAAGTTCCTTCAATCTGTAAACAAGGATTTACCAGAAGGAATGGAACTTGAATATGAAGGATTTTTCAAAAGAGGCTTTTTTGTCACAAAAAAAAGATACGCTCTTATTGAAGAAGACAATACCATAATTGTAAAAGGTTTAGAACTTGTAAGAAGAGACTGGGCACCAATAACCAAAAAAACCCAGCAAAAAGTTCTCGGTGCTATTCTAGAGGAAGCATCACCTAAAAAAGCAGCGGAAATCATTAAAAATGTCATTGAAGACATTAAAAAAGGAAATGTTGAATTAGAAGATTTAGTTATCCATACACAGCTTACTAAAGGCCCCTATGAATATACTCAAATGGCACCTCATGTTTTAGCCGCACGAAAATCTATAAAAAAAGGAAGAGACGTTGGAAGAGGTTCCATTATAAGATATGTTGTAGTAAAGGGGAGGGAACCTATAAGCAAACGAGCTGAACCCATAGAAGATGTGGATGTTTCAAAATACGATCCTACTTATTATATAGAAAATCAGGTGCTTCCAGCCGTTGGAAGAATAATAGAAGCACTTGGATATTCCGAAGAAGAAATACTGCACAAACAGAAGCAAAGCAGTCTCGACGCGTTTTTCTAA
- a CDS encoding TIGR02253 family HAD-type hydrolase, producing MIKAVFFDIDDTLYDTSGFAKLARRAALNVMVDAGLPLSTDEAYKILREIIDEYGSNYDKHFNVLTKRIFGEEKPLLIALGMITYHNVKFALLRLFPQTTATLIYLKKQGYDLGVISNGITIKQWEKLIRLDLHHFFDHVITSEEAGAEKPDKHIFECALEKMGCDAEKCVMIGNKFSEDILGAVNIGMSAILVNSELKESEKEYIKEKGIKIDVISHIGELKDIL from the coding sequence ATGATAAAAGCAGTTTTTTTTGATATTGATGATACTTTATATGATACCTCTGGTTTTGCAAAGCTTGCAAGGAGGGCTGCACTTAACGTAATGGTAGATGCAGGTTTACCTCTTTCAACTGACGAAGCATATAAGATTTTAAGGGAAATTATTGATGAATACGGCTCAAACTATGATAAGCATTTCAATGTATTAACAAAAAGAATTTTTGGAGAAGAAAAACCACTTCTTATTGCACTTGGAATGATTACTTATCACAACGTTAAATTTGCACTTTTAAGGTTGTTTCCACAGACAACAGCCACTTTAATTTATCTGAAGAAGCAAGGTTATGATTTAGGAGTAATATCAAATGGAATTACCATCAAACAGTGGGAAAAATTGATAAGACTTGACTTGCATCACTTTTTTGATCATGTCATAACCTCTGAAGAAGCAGGTGCAGAAAAGCCGGATAAACATATTTTTGAATGTGCACTTGAAAAAATGGGATGTGATGCTGAAAAATGTGTTATGATTGGTAACAAGTTCAGTGAAGACATATTAGGTGCTGTAAATATTGGAATGTCTGCAATACTTGTTAACTCTGAACTAAAAGAGTCTGAAAAGGAATATATTAAAGAAAAGGGTATAAAAATAGATGTAATATCTCATATAGGCGAACTTAAAGATATCCTCTAA
- a CDS encoding ATP-binding protein → MNYYHDDLMEQIFEVLKQPKCIEDLKLSEGFVKNLILKIISSYGTIKTSRMNEITGIHWDILEKNLRNLEEDGFCAPTGGGFLFSSVEYTVTKKGHEKARRALEENPYIGMAPVSYDDYYSMMEAQLKGRHPIIIPEEVIEETFADVVGVEHAKRVLLESCTIGKGIFVYGPPGTGKTFTVSKMSDLLPPLVVPKFIEFGGAVVQFYDPDFHKATPEQPEDPRWVKIRAPFVLTGAELSLNKLETNYNPDKGVYETSPIIKANGGVLLIDDLGRQRDDHELILNRLIVPMENKKDVIYVRGVPVVVHSHFIPAFSTNLDISIMDEAHLRRAPLHILLSNPPLDELAKVFRKNIDDLEETCSEEAVERFLKVYTPISEGGEGLMPSFAHARDLAQIAQSVRINRKKESIDLDIMEETLGKHILIYLQRINIDVANIEKKVRSYRVKTNDLEAAANALADYGAYTISQEADALLLDVEETITPVQLADYLQNKNINVERVDLITESVRELRKALLQS, encoded by the coding sequence ATGAATTATTATCATGATGATTTAATGGAACAGATATTTGAGGTTCTTAAACAACCAAAATGTATTGAAGACCTTAAACTCTCAGAAGGCTTTGTTAAAAATTTAATTTTAAAGATCATATCAAGTTATGGAACTATTAAAACCAGCAGAATGAATGAAATAACCGGAATTCACTGGGACATTTTGGAAAAAAATCTCAGAAATCTAGAAGAAGATGGATTCTGTGCACCTACAGGTGGAGGGTTCCTGTTTTCAAGTGTTGAATACACTGTGACAAAAAAAGGACATGAAAAAGCCAGAAGGGCACTAGAGGAAAACCCATACATCGGCATGGCACCTGTTTCATACGATGATTATTACAGTATGATGGAAGCTCAATTAAAAGGGCGCCACCCCATAATAATACCTGAAGAAGTCATTGAAGAAACTTTTGCAGATGTTGTAGGTGTAGAACACGCTAAAAGAGTACTGTTAGAATCCTGTACTATTGGTAAAGGTATTTTTGTCTACGGACCTCCAGGAACAGGGAAAACATTTACAGTAAGTAAAATGTCAGACCTTCTCCCCCCACTCGTGGTTCCAAAGTTCATAGAATTTGGCGGGGCAGTAGTCCAATTTTACGATCCAGATTTCCATAAAGCAACTCCCGAACAGCCAGAAGATCCAAGATGGGTTAAAATTCGCGCGCCATTCGTACTTACTGGGGCTGAACTTAGCTTAAACAAACTTGAAACTAACTACAACCCAGATAAAGGAGTCTATGAAACTTCACCGATAATAAAAGCAAACGGAGGAGTACTTTTAATAGACGACCTTGGAAGACAGCGCGATGACCATGAACTCATTTTAAACAGGCTTATCGTGCCTATGGAAAATAAAAAAGATGTTATTTATGTAAGGGGAGTTCCAGTAGTTGTACACAGTCATTTTATACCTGCTTTTTCCACTAACCTGGATATAAGTATAATGGATGAAGCTCACTTAAGAAGGGCCCCTCTACATATTTTACTTTCAAATCCCCCTCTTGATGAGTTAGCCAAGGTTTTCAGGAAGAATATAGATGATTTAGAAGAAACATGCAGTGAAGAAGCCGTAGAAAGGTTTTTAAAAGTTTATACTCCTATTTCTGAAGGTGGAGAAGGCTTAATGCCAAGTTTCGCTCATGCAAGAGATTTAGCTCAAATTGCACAGTCAGTCCGTATAAACAGAAAAAAAGAGAGTATAGATTTAGATATTATGGAAGAAACACTCGGAAAACATATTCTTATCTATCTTCAAAGAATAAATATAGATGTTGCAAATATTGAGAAAAAAGTGCGGTCATATCGTGTGAAAACAAATGATTTAGAAGCTGCAGCTAATGCCCTTGCTGACTATGGTGCATATACAATATCACAGGAAGCAGATGCTCTCCTTTTGGATGTAGAAGAAACTATAACACCAGTACAACTTGCAGATTATCTGCAAAATAAAAATATTAATGTAGAAAGGGTTGATTTAATTACAGAGTCTGTAAGAGAACTGAGAAAAGCGCTTTTACAAAGCTAA
- a CDS encoding SemiSWEET family transporter, which produces MDIETIGLIASITTIIMFISPVDQIRDIIKDKTSHGVSPIIYGMMIINGIFWVTYGFGINNSFIIVPNAVGAVLGAATLFIIYKYRSHKE; this is translated from the coding sequence ATGGACATAGAAACAATAGGACTAATTGCAAGCATTACAACCATAATAATGTTTATAAGCCCAGTTGACCAGATTAGAGATATTATAAAAGATAAAACATCTCATGGAGTTTCTCCAATCATATATGGGATGATGATAATAAATGGCATATTCTGGGTCACCTACGGTTTTGGAATAAACAATTCATTTATCATAGTTCCAAATGCAGTAGGTGCTGTTCTAGGAGCTGCAACACTATTTATAATATATAAATACCGATCTCATAAAGAATAG
- a CDS encoding phenylalanine--tRNA ligase subunit alpha, with amino-acid sequence MLQNIIDELHIYEKKVLNGLGSLNYESTPEKIAETQDLNIKSVMSAAGSLESKGLIEVQKDVDEIISLSDTGKEYAEEGLPERKILRVLNDEEAIPMKDIGSKADLDSSEVKVAIGWLRKKKWAVIDKGTVKITEEGKEAVSKEYTDEMLLDKLLDANKMLLFNPTQLIKEGFDLLRKRKGIIHVKKEPKYNLKVTEKGKELLDIGIEIREEATQLTHEQLKTGSWKSLKFRGYDVHAEYPDFFPGKMHPLQRTIEDIRQIFLKMGFTESKGSILESAFWNFDCLFQPQDHAAREMQDTFYIKEPKTVNLPSNELVENVRRAHENGGMTGSEGWGYSWDVDVAKQSVLRTHTTCLSTRYLAEHQPPLKMFSVGRVFRRETITYKHLPEFHQVEGIVAAEDLTFKNLLGYLKEFYRKLGFKARFRPAYFPYTYLSVESEIYLPDKKTWIELGGSGMFRPEVLEPLGVETPVAAFGIGIERLAMLRLGIKDIRMLYKSDIGWLRDLPVILD; translated from the coding sequence ATGCTTCAAAATATCATTGATGAATTACATATATATGAAAAAAAGGTTTTAAATGGATTAGGATCATTAAATTATGAATCAACACCTGAAAAGATAGCTGAAACTCAAGATCTAAATATTAAATCTGTAATGAGTGCAGCAGGTTCTTTAGAATCCAAAGGACTTATAGAAGTACAGAAAGATGTTGATGAAATAATCAGTTTAAGTGACACAGGAAAAGAATACGCTGAAGAAGGTTTACCTGAGCGAAAAATATTGAGGGTCTTAAACGATGAAGAAGCTATTCCTATGAAGGATATAGGCAGTAAGGCTGATCTAGATTCTTCTGAAGTTAAAGTAGCTATAGGATGGCTGCGTAAAAAGAAATGGGCCGTAATTGATAAAGGAACCGTAAAAATAACAGAAGAAGGAAAAGAAGCGGTATCTAAAGAATATACCGATGAAATGTTGTTGGATAAACTTCTAGATGCAAACAAAATGCTTCTTTTCAACCCTACTCAGTTAATTAAGGAAGGGTTCGACCTTTTAAGGAAAAGAAAAGGAATAATACATGTAAAAAAAGAGCCCAAGTACAACCTAAAAGTAACAGAAAAAGGAAAAGAACTCCTTGATATTGGAATAGAAATCAGGGAAGAAGCAACTCAGTTAACTCATGAACAGTTAAAGACAGGGTCATGGAAAAGCTTGAAATTTAGGGGCTATGATGTCCATGCTGAATATCCTGATTTTTTCCCTGGAAAAATGCATCCTTTGCAGAGAACAATTGAAGATATAAGACAGATATTCCTTAAAATGGGATTTACAGAATCTAAGGGATCAATTTTAGAATCAGCATTTTGGAACTTTGACTGCTTGTTTCAGCCTCAAGATCACGCAGCACGTGAAATGCAGGACACTTTTTATATCAAAGAACCGAAAACTGTAAATCTTCCCTCAAATGAACTTGTAGAAAATGTTCGCAGGGCTCATGAAAATGGTGGAATGACCGGTTCTGAGGGATGGGGTTATTCATGGGATGTTGATGTCGCAAAACAGTCAGTGCTCAGGACCCATACAACATGTTTATCTACAAGATATTTAGCAGAACACCAACCCCCTCTCAAGATGTTTTCAGTTGGAAGGGTCTTTAGAAGAGAAACTATAACCTATAAACATCTTCCTGAGTTTCACCAGGTTGAAGGAATTGTAGCTGCAGAAGATCTTACCTTTAAAAACTTACTTGGTTATTTAAAGGAATTTTACCGTAAATTAGGATTTAAAGCCAGGTTCAGGCCGGCATATTTCCCTTACACATATCTATCGGTTGAGTCTGAGATTTACCTTCCAGATAAAAAGACATGGATAGAACTGGGAGGATCGGGAATGTTCCGTCCAGAAGTTTTAGAACCTCTGGGAGTTGAAACACCTGTTGCAGCATTTGGTATTGGGATCGAAAGGCTTGCAATGTTAAGACTTGGTATTAAAGATATAAGAATGCTTTATAAGAGTGATATTGGCTGGTTAAGAGATTTACCAGTTATACTGGATTAA
- a CDS encoding triphosphoribosyl-dephospho-CoA synthase: MDPELIGKIAQIASVLEVSGHPKPGNVHRTQDFDDMVFEDFLISGVVIGSLMKKAAEIGNRCQNDDSLHKIKLGKIIKEAVIETDRWIGNNTNLGIVLLLTPLSASAGMSNDLNDLRKNVGRIMEATTSQDAINLYDAINLADAGGMGEQEELDVADAEARDKIIDEDISMYKVLQMSSKWDLLSYELTNRMPVTFGIGFPTFRTTKMEYGINKATVQTFLTILSKKPDTLISRKYGDDMAKLVSADADSVLQSGGILNPQGELLLRELDKQLMRNKLNPGTTADITAASIMVAYLDEFGF; encoded by the coding sequence ATGGATCCAGAGTTAATCGGAAAAATAGCACAGATTGCATCAGTTCTTGAAGTCAGCGGCCATCCAAAACCCGGAAATGTTCACCGTACACAGGACTTTGATGATATGGTCTTTGAAGATTTCCTGATAAGCGGCGTAGTTATTGGGAGTTTAATGAAAAAGGCCGCTGAAATTGGAAATAGATGTCAAAATGATGATTCTTTACATAAAATTAAATTGGGGAAAATTATAAAGGAAGCTGTAATTGAAACTGATCGCTGGATTGGGAACAATACCAATTTGGGGATAGTTCTACTTTTAACTCCATTATCTGCATCTGCAGGGATGAGTAATGACTTAAATGATTTAAGAAAAAATGTGGGAAGAATAATGGAAGCAACAACTTCCCAGGACGCTATAAATTTATATGATGCCATAAATCTTGCAGATGCAGGTGGAATGGGCGAACAGGAAGAACTGGATGTTGCAGATGCAGAAGCACGTGATAAGATTATAGATGAGGATATAAGCATGTACAAAGTGCTTCAAATGTCATCTAAATGGGATTTATTATCCTATGAACTTACAAATAGGATGCCTGTGACATTTGGAATTGGTTTTCCTACATTTAGAACCACTAAAATGGAGTATGGGATAAATAAAGCAACAGTTCAGACATTCCTTACTATTTTGTCCAAAAAACCAGATACCTTAATCTCAAGAAAATACGGCGACGATATGGCAAAATTAGTGTCTGCAGATGCAGATTCAGTACTTCAAAGCGGGGGGATATTGAATCCTCAAGGGGAACTCTTACTTCGGGAATTAGATAAGCAACTTATGAGAAATAAGCTTAATCCTGGAACCACTGCAGATATAACTGCTGCTTCTATAATGGTTGCATATCTTGATGAATTTGGATTCTAG
- the hemB gene encoding porphobilinogen synthase: MQFPITRMRRLRKTPQIRNILSETKLNPEDFIYPMYFKEDLKDNEKEHIDTMPGQYRYSLDAGIEEAKKLEELGLSSVLIFGIPEKKDDKGSSAYEKGGIVQRAVRRLKEETDLIVITDVCMCQYTSHGHCGIILKDEIVNDETLEYLSKIALSHAEAGADMVAPSDMMDGRVDAIRETLDANGYEDTLIMSYAAKYASAFYAPFREAVSSAPSFGDRKTYQMNPANVDEALREAELDMVEGADILMVKPAIAYLDVIKTIKEEFKMPTAAYQVSGEYSMIKAGMEAGYITEEIIYESLLSIKRAGADLIISHFAPDFLKGKI; this comes from the coding sequence ATGCAATTTCCAATTACAAGAATGCGAAGACTGAGAAAAACGCCTCAGATAAGGAATATTTTAAGTGAGACAAAACTGAACCCTGAAGATTTTATTTATCCAATGTATTTTAAAGAAGATTTAAAAGATAACGAAAAAGAGCACATCGACACCATGCCTGGTCAGTATAGATATTCACTGGATGCAGGTATTGAAGAGGCAAAAAAGCTGGAAGAACTGGGTTTATCATCAGTTCTTATCTTTGGAATACCTGAAAAAAAGGATGATAAAGGGTCATCAGCTTACGAGAAAGGTGGAATTGTTCAAAGGGCAGTCCGCAGGTTAAAGGAAGAGACAGATTTAATAGTTATAACTGATGTATGCATGTGCCAGTACACTTCCCATGGGCACTGTGGAATAATCCTGAAGGATGAAATAGTAAACGATGAGACCCTTGAATATTTATCTAAAATTGCTTTAAGCCATGCTGAAGCCGGTGCTGACATGGTAGCCCCTTCTGATATGATGGACGGCAGGGTCGATGCTATACGGGAGACTCTTGATGCAAACGGCTATGAGGATACACTTATAATGTCTTACGCTGCAAAATATGCTTCAGCATTTTATGCACCGTTTAGGGAAGCTGTAAGTTCTGCACCATCTTTTGGTGATAGAAAAACTTATCAGATGAACCCTGCAAATGTTGATGAGGCTTTAAGAGAAGCAGAACTTGATATGGTGGAAGGTGCAGATATATTAATGGTTAAACCTGCTATAGCGTATCTTGATGTAATAAAAACAATTAAAGAAGAGTTTAAAATGCCGACTGCTGCTTACCAGGTAAGCGGTGAATATTCCATGATTAAAGCAGGTATGGAAGCAGGATATATTACTGAAGAGATTATATATGAATCATTACTATCTATTAAACGTGCAGGAGCAGATCTTATCATTTCTCATTTTGCACCTGACTTTTTAAAGGGTAAAATATAA
- a CDS encoding threonine/serine exporter family protein, giving the protein MGENNELKSVKNAVGTKDGRSIHGMFEFLTELGKALISAGISVTAVQSILEDITEAYNLKAEIIVFPTLLIIKLGDEESAPITAANQLPGSLPLHQVSELYELIYKAEKAEISPGDGKKRVKEILSQKHRFGQVGILIGYILFAIGLGMLLQPTLQQLIASGGAGAIVGLLLILGKNRPRLGLILPVVAALLVSIFIFWGIKQGLIVGSIAVLIPALAYFLPGATFTTGMFELASGNIISGSSRVIYGVAVLFLLLFGVLMGMQIIGLPQEEVIATVPFNICQGWISFFGVFIFAVGMYFFMSIRNRDLPWILLVLYIAFFGQQFGNYFIGGFSGAFLGSLLMTISGTLIGRSPIRTPSFVSILPAFWILVPGSIGFISIASLIGQNYFSAVNNLTAVVMTVVAISLGLLVGAAIVEPLKLGKIKPKSL; this is encoded by the coding sequence ATGGGTGAAAATAACGAATTAAAATCAGTTAAAAATGCTGTGGGCACCAAAGACGGCAGATCCATACATGGAATGTTTGAATTTTTAACTGAGCTCGGTAAAGCTTTAATATCAGCTGGGATTTCAGTAACAGCTGTGCAGTCAATTTTAGAAGATATTACAGAAGCATATAATCTTAAAGCTGAAATAATTGTTTTTCCTACCCTTTTAATTATAAAATTAGGTGATGAAGAATCAGCCCCCATAACTGCAGCTAACCAGTTGCCCGGTTCATTACCACTACACCAGGTTTCAGAACTTTATGAACTGATATACAAGGCCGAAAAAGCTGAAATATCTCCAGGTGATGGAAAAAAACGTGTTAAAGAGATACTTTCACAAAAACACCGTTTTGGCCAGGTAGGCATACTAATTGGTTATATCCTGTTTGCCATAGGTCTAGGAATGCTTTTACAACCTACCCTCCAGCAGTTAATTGCATCGGGAGGGGCAGGAGCAATTGTTGGTCTCCTACTGATTTTAGGTAAAAACCGCCCGCGTTTAGGACTTATATTACCAGTAGTTGCTGCGCTGCTTGTTTCAATTTTTATATTCTGGGGAATTAAGCAGGGATTAATAGTAGGATCTATCGCAGTGCTGATCCCAGCTCTGGCCTACTTTTTACCAGGAGCTACATTTACAACAGGAATGTTTGAACTCGCATCAGGAAATATAATCTCCGGCTCAAGCAGAGTTATTTATGGAGTGGCAGTTCTATTCCTGCTTCTTTTTGGAGTTTTAATGGGAATGCAGATAATAGGCTTGCCTCAAGAAGAAGTTATAGCCACTGTCCCATTCAACATATGTCAGGGGTGGATATCCTTCTTTGGAGTCTTTATTTTTGCCGTTGGAATGTATTTTTTCATGTCCATACGTAATAGAGACCTGCCGTGGATACTGCTGGTCCTTTACATAGCTTTCTTTGGACAGCAGTTTGGAAACTATTTTATTGGCGGATTTTCAGGGGCGTTCTTAGGTTCACTTCTTATGACAATCAGCGGGACTCTAATAGGGCGTTCGCCAATTAGAACTCCCAGCTTTGTATCGATACTACCTGCTTTCTGGATTTTAGTGCCTGGATCTATAGGTTTTATCAGTATAGCATCACTGATCGGTCAAAATTACTTTTCAGCTGTTAACAACCTTACAGCAGTTGTAATGACCGTTGTTGCTATTTCACTGGGATTACTGGTAGGGGCAGCCATTGTTGAGCCTTTAAAATTAGGGAAAATTAAACCTAAATCACTGTAA